One genomic window of Leptotrichia shahii includes the following:
- the rsmI gene encoding 16S rRNA (cytidine(1402)-2'-O)-methyltransferase: MFYVIGTPIGNLEDITFRAIKTLKKVNYIFAEDTRVTKKLLSHYEIEKTVYQYHEHNKLHQITNIINLLKDQKEIALVTDAGTPCISDPGFELVNETLKAGIKVVGIPGASSIITGASISGLDMRRMAYEGFLPKKKGRQTLFNKLKEEERTIVILESPNRILKTLKDVKEYLGERYVVITRELTKIYEEIIRGNVSEIIEKLEKKPIKGEIVLFIRAINDDGIYLKNKNLE; this comes from the coding sequence CTTTTAGGGCGATAAAGACTTTAAAGAAAGTTAATTATATTTTTGCAGAAGATACGAGGGTTACAAAAAAACTTCTTTCCCACTATGAAATTGAAAAAACGGTGTATCAATACCATGAACATAATAAACTTCATCAAATCACAAATATCATCAATCTTTTAAAAGATCAAAAAGAAATTGCACTTGTAACAGATGCAGGAACACCGTGTATTTCAGACCCTGGATTTGAGCTGGTAAATGAAACTTTGAAAGCTGGAATAAAAGTTGTTGGAATACCGGGAGCTTCATCAATTATTACTGGAGCAAGCATTTCTGGATTAGATATGCGAAGAATGGCTTATGAAGGCTTTTTGCCAAAGAAAAAAGGAAGACAGACACTTTTCAATAAATTAAAAGAAGAAGAAAGAACAATTGTAATTTTAGAATCTCCCAACAGAATTTTAAAAACTTTAAAAGATGTAAAAGAATATTTGGGAGAGCGATATGTTGTAATAACAAGGGAACTTACTAAAATTTATGAAGAAATAATTCGTGGAAATGTTTCAGAAATTATAGAAAAGCTGGAAAAAAAGCCGATTAAGGGAGAGATTGTTTTATTTATAAGGGCAATAAATGATGATGGCATTTATTTAAAAAATAAAAATTTAGAGTAA
- the ylqF gene encoding ribosome biogenesis GTPase YlqF, whose amino-acid sequence MNINWYPGHMKKTKDLIVENLKIIDVVIEILDARIPISSKNPDISKLANNKKKIIVLNKVDLIDNKELKIWEDYFLKNNFSDYFVPLSVEKGTNFNELRKITDKIYAEKLEKMKKKGLRKTEVRAMIVGIPNVGKSKFINKFVNKNKARVGNTPGFTRGKQWIKIDEKLELLDTPGVLWPKFEDDDVAYNLAITGSIKDDVLQLEHIAIKFLNKLKVLGKIGDLIKVYNLEEYTTDEEILGMESHKILEILEKRLGVSKNDEHNYEIISRRLMRDYRMAKIGKFFLEFPKN is encoded by the coding sequence ATGAATATAAACTGGTATCCAGGGCATATGAAGAAAACGAAGGATTTGATTGTAGAAAATCTCAAGATAATTGATGTTGTGATTGAGATTTTGGATGCAAGGATTCCGATTTCCAGTAAAAATCCAGATATTTCAAAATTGGCGAATAATAAGAAAAAAATTATTGTGCTTAATAAAGTGGATTTAATTGATAATAAGGAATTGAAAATTTGGGAAGATTATTTTCTGAAAAATAATTTTTCTGACTATTTTGTCCCTTTAAGTGTGGAAAAAGGGACTAATTTTAATGAACTACGAAAAATCACGGATAAAATTTATGCAGAAAAATTGGAGAAGATGAAGAAAAAGGGACTTCGTAAAACTGAAGTAAGGGCAATGATTGTTGGGATTCCTAATGTTGGAAAGTCTAAATTTATAAATAAATTTGTAAATAAAAATAAGGCAAGAGTGGGAAATACTCCAGGATTCACACGTGGGAAGCAATGGATAAAAATTGATGAGAAGCTGGAATTACTAGATACACCAGGAGTTTTATGGCCAAAATTTGAAGATGATGATGTAGCTTATAATTTGGCGATTACTGGTTCGATAAAAGATGATGTGCTGCAGTTGGAGCATATTGCGATAAAATTTTTGAATAAATTAAAAGTTCTTGGAAAAATTGGAGATCTTATAAAGGTTTATAATTTGGAAGAATATACTACAGATGAAGAAATTTTGGGAATGGAAAGTCATAAAATATTGGAGATTCTAGAAAAAAGACTGGGAGTTTCTAAAAATGATGAGCATAATTATGAAATTATTTCAAGAAGATTGATGAGAGATTATAGAATGGCGAAAATTGGAAAGTTCTTTTTGGAGTTTCCTAAGAATTAA
- a CDS encoding glycosyltransferase family 4 protein, translating into MRIGIFTDTYRPQVNGVVSSIMTLEKELRKQGHKVYIITTTDPDAPQVEPNVLRLPSMEFKPLPQYRLGMIYSAKIIKKIKRLELDIIHSQTEWGVGTFARFAAINLEIPLVHTYHTLYEYYTHYIFGSRFVKAGKKIAAAISKFYCEKCNALIVPTRKVEDILYSYGVDQTMNIIPTGLELDKFYRGNYSDEDLGFMRENFGIDESDFLCVYIGRIAEEKSIDLLIDMFSKIKDEKFKFMIVGRGRILDDLKKQAKKLGISDRVIFTGEVPHDKVAAYYQMGDVFLNASVSETQGLTFVEAMAAKTPVVARYDLNLEDLLVKNEAGLVYKNEKEFIDSIMLLKEDKEFREKIIENAFVASQDYTAQKFGERVEAVYKKTIEEYDSRESFTIFRGEKFLQQIRRWASLKSSGRSPWSK; encoded by the coding sequence ATGAGAATCGGAATATTTACTGATACATATAGACCTCAGGTAAATGGAGTTGTCAGCTCGATTATGACACTTGAAAAGGAGCTTAGAAAGCAAGGGCATAAGGTATATATTATTACTACAACTGATCCTGATGCACCTCAGGTAGAACCTAATGTTCTAAGACTTCCAAGTATGGAATTTAAGCCGTTGCCACAGTATAGGTTAGGGATGATTTATTCGGCAAAAATAATAAAAAAAATAAAAAGACTGGAATTGGATATTATTCATTCACAGACAGAATGGGGAGTTGGAACATTTGCGAGATTTGCTGCGATTAATTTGGAAATACCGCTTGTTCATACCTACCATACGTTGTATGAATATTATACTCATTATATTTTTGGATCAAGATTTGTTAAAGCTGGAAAAAAAATCGCAGCTGCAATTAGTAAGTTTTATTGTGAAAAATGTAATGCTTTGATTGTTCCCACAAGAAAAGTTGAGGATATTTTGTATTCTTATGGTGTAGATCAGACAATGAACATTATTCCAACTGGACTAGAACTGGATAAGTTTTATCGTGGAAATTATTCTGACGAAGATTTGGGATTTATGAGAGAAAATTTTGGAATTGACGAAAGTGATTTTCTTTGTGTGTATATTGGACGGATTGCAGAAGAGAAAAGTATAGATTTGTTAATTGACATGTTTTCTAAAATTAAGGATGAAAAATTTAAATTTATGATTGTTGGTCGTGGAAGAATCTTAGATGATTTGAAAAAACAAGCTAAAAAACTTGGAATATCTGATAGAGTTATATTTACTGGGGAAGTGCCGCATGATAAAGTTGCTGCGTATTATCAGATGGGAGATGTATTTTTGAATGCGAGTGTATCAGAAACGCAAGGGCTTACATTTGTGGAAGCAATGGCAGCTAAGACACCTGTTGTAGCAAGATATGACTTAAATTTAGAAGACTTGCTTGTAAAAAATGAAGCAGGACTTGTTTATAAAAATGAAAAGGAATTTATTGATTCTATAATGCTTTTAAAGGAAGATAAGGAATTCAGGGAAAAAATTATTGAAAATGCTTTTGTTGCTTCACAAGATTACACAGCACAAAAATTTGGGGAACGTGTAGAAGCAGTTTATAAAAAAACAATAGAGGAGTATGATAGTCGTGAAAGTTTTACTATATTCAGAGGGGAAAAGTTCCTTCAGCAAATCCGGCGTTGGGCAAGCCTTAAATCATCAGGTAGAAGCCCTTGGAGCAAATAA